In one Fusarium falciforme chromosome 5, complete sequence genomic region, the following are encoded:
- a CDS encoding Zn(2)-C6 fungal-type domain-containing protein — translation MKKSIACGACRSSKRKCIHSGGPPCSRCRDRGDECIFPPKGTSFIFRRSRLERHGREHESASQLAVRGQARSEEWLAARSKTLAAVDAFEFLTDEVKNSYLRCSYKWSFHHIPNLLIGIREKTLDPLLVWAMLAITVRFSQAAPPGYSSQVEASNTFATHARSMVLSLVDQPTVHRAQVLLMLTGHSWGAGEGRRAWVYLGMAVRMAQVLGLFEEPTSVTTRDDFIAAEERRRTAWTCFLMDSLLSGGKGRDRMLSADKMRIQLPCESDSFNFGELVICERLDGSLPEGPRLGEQGSLGIVAYSMRVADVWGAVAKWACTPHDNNQPPWQPQSDFQYLLSRLNVWKDSLPKRLQYELFLLRAHSVSNQGQAYCYMHCIYFMSVIFLYRSYLPEVEMQKARVGDQEWDQWSAWSSKELVEVAEQVCEMLQEMRAFGLYFLRGLVPWIGFTIYTAVGTMLYFYHFPNPGDTPHQIERRREHIVEGLLFLKDMRQAWPMADTWREKIKAMQIFYTNIKAEGDQAVTPSERREMRNAIIDYGALQPDPVRQPDAESNDEQVGSSSEAFTQLPTRPKSATDGENDAAPTAVDFAPDQLNFIAPADIDLFDTKFEFGSNMHATFADTTQGFWESFPGSMDIQGDMGGE, via the exons ATGAAGAAGTCGATAGCCTGCGGCGCATGTCGTTCCTCCAAGCGTAAA TGCATCCACTCGGGCGGGCCACCCTGCAGTCGATGCCGCGACCGCGGCGATGAGTGCATCTTCCCTCCCAAGGGcacctccttcatcttccgACGGAGTCGTCTTGAGCGTCATGGACGTGAACATGAGAGTGCCTCACAGCTTGCTGTCAGGGGCCAGGCTCGCTCGGAAGAGTGGCTGGCTGCCCGGTCAAAGACGTTGGCTGCGGTGGACGCCTTCGAGTTTCTGACagacgaggtcaagaacaGCTATCTACGGTGCTCCTACAAGTGGTCTTTTCACCATATTCCCAATCTCCTCATAGGAATACGTGAGAAGACGCTGGATCCTCTGCTTGTTTGGGCTATGCTGGCCATCACGGTGAG GTTCTCCCAGGCCGCTCCTCCAGGCTACTCTAGCCAGGTCGAAGCCAGCAACACATTTGCGACTCATGCCCGATCAATGGTTTTGTCATTAGTCGACCAACCGACTGTCCATCGAGCCCAGGTCCTCCTCATGCTGACCGGCCATTCCTGGGGCGCCGGCGAGGGCAGGCGGGCGTGGGTTTACCTAGGCATGGCCGTCAGAATGGCTCAAGTCTTGGGTCTCTTTGAAGAACCGACATCCGTAACGACCCGCGACGACTTcatcgccgccgaggagagaCGGCGCACAGCATGGACCTGCTTCCTAATGgacagcctcctcagcggAGGTAAAGGCCGAGATAGAATGCTCTCGGCCGACAAGATGCGGATACAACTTCCCTGCGAGTCCGACAGCTTCAACTTTGGAGAGCTCGTCATCTGCGAAAGGCTAGACGGCTCATTGCCCGAAGGACCCCGGCTGGGCGAGCAAGGGAGCCTCGGCATCGTTGCATATAGCATGAGGGTTGCCGATGTATGGGGTGCCGTTGCGAAATGGGCCTGCACACCACATGACAACAATCAACCACCCTGGCAGCCTCAATCCGACTTTCAGTACCTGCTCTCGCGGCTAAATGTGTGGAAGGACTCGTTGCCCAAGCGGTTACAGTATGAGCTGTTCCTGTTAAGGGCCCATAGTGTGTCCAACCAGGGTCAGGCGTACTGCTACATGCACTGCATCTATTTCATGagcgtcatcttcctctaTCGGTCATATCTCCCCGAAGTGGAGATGCAAAAGGCGAGAGTAGGCGACCAAGAGTGGGATCAATGGTCAGCATGGTCGAGCAAGGAGTTAGTCGAGGTAGCCGAGCAGGTCTGTGAGATGCTCCAGGAGATGCGTGCCTTTGGCCTCTACTTTCTACGGGGTCTGGTTCCGTGGATTGGCTTTACCATCTACACGGCAGTAGGGACGATGCTGTATTTCTACCACTTCCCCAATCCCGGCGATACACCACATCAGATTGAGCGGAGGCGTGAGCACATCGTTGAGGGATTGCTGTTTCTCAAGGATATGCGACAAGCGTGGCCTATGGCAGATACCTGG CGAGAAAAGATCAAAGCGATGCAAATCTTTTACACCAACATCAAAGCCGAAGGAGACCAAGCAGTAACACCAAGCGAGAGGAGAGAAATGCGAAACGCAATCATCGACTACGGAGCCCTACAGCCCGACCCCGTCCGACAACCCGACGCCGAGAGCAACGACGAGCAGGTGGGTTCCTCCTCTGAAGCCTTTACGCAGCTACCAACAAGACCCAAGAGCGCAACAGACGGCGAAAACGACGCTGCCCCTACCGCCGTGGACTTTGCGCCAGATCAGCTCAACTTTATCGCGCCAGCCGACATTGACCTGTTTGACACCAAATTTGAGTTTGGAAGCAACATGCACGCGACATTCGCGGATACAACGCAGGGCTTCTGGGAGAGCTTCCCGGGAAGCATGGACATCCAAGGCGACATGGGAGGCGAGTAG
- a CDS encoding Glycoside hydrolase family 43 has translation MPLVRNPILPGFNPDPSILRVGSDYYVATSTFEWFPGVQIHHSKDLANWTLAVRPLTRKSQLDMRGDPDSCGVWAPCLTHDGEKFWLVYTDVKRKDGSFKDTHNYIISAPAIEGPWSDPIYANSSGFDPSLFHDEDGRKWFSNMTWDHRARPLLFAGIMLQEFDPKAGKLVGPRKNVYQGTDLKFVEGPHMYKRNGWYYMLTAEGGTGYNHAVTLARSRNIWGPYEDHPQKHVLTSKDTPNVALQRAGHGDIVDTPDGKTYIVHLTGRPIGQKRRCVLGRETGIQEAYWGDDDWLYVKNGPVPSLFVDLPAARDDTAYWAEQRYTFENGLHQDFQWLRTPEPERIFSVNDGKLTLIGRESIGSWFEQSLVARRQTHFSCDAETVIDFSPEDERQFAGLTAYYSRYNFFYLTVTAHSDGQRELSIMSSENSSPLGKLEPQKAEPVKLPNEGKVKLALSIRMSKLQFYYALEGDELKEYGPVLDASILSDECGGHVGDGSFTGSFLGVACSDLNGLGIEAKFDYFVYRPVHHELDRYEI, from the coding sequence ATGCCTCTCGTCAGAAACCCCATCCTCCCCGGGTTCAACCCCGACCCCTCAATCCTCAGAGTCGGCTCCGACTACTACGTAGCAACATCGACATTCGAGTGGTTCCCTGGAGTCCAGATCCACCACTCCAAAGATCTCGCAAACTGGACATTGGCAGTCCGTCCTCTCACCCGCAAGAGCCAGCTCGACATGCGCGGCGACCCAGACAGCTGCGGTGTCTGGGCTCCCTGTCTTACTCATGACGGCGAAAAGTTTTGGCTCGTTTACACGGATGTGAAGCGAAAGGATGGTTCTTTCAAGGATACGCACAACTACATCATCAGTGCTCCGGCTATTGAAGGACCATGGTCTGATCCCATTTATGCCAACTCGTCTGGCTTTGATCCTTCACTGTTTCACGACGAGGATGGTCGCAAGTGGTTCAGCAACATGACATGGGACCACCGGGCTCGTCCCCTCCTGTTCGCCGGCATCATGCTTCAAGAGTTTGACCCAAAAGCAGGCAAACTCGTCGGCCCACGGAAGAATGTCTACCAGGGAACAGACCTCAAGTTCGTCGAGGGACCTCACATGTACAAGCGCAACGGGTGGTATTACATGTTGACAGCCGAAGGAGGAACGGGATACAACCACGCCGTCACGCTTGCACGGTCTCGAAACATCTGGGGTCCTTATGAGGATCATCCTCAGAAGCATGTTCTCACATCCAAGGACACTCCGAATGTCGCGTTGCAGAGGGCTGGACACGGCGACATCGTGGATACACCTGATGGCAAGACTTATATTGTGCACCTCACTGGACGACCGATTGGTCAGAAGCGTCGATGCGTGTTGGGACGAGAGACGGGAATCCAAGAGGCATACTGGGGCGATGACGACTGGCTCTACGTGAAGAATGGGCCAGTTCCAAGCCTTTTCGTTGATCTCCCCGCTGCACGAGATGACACAGCATACTGGGCTGAGCAGCGATACACCTTTGAGAACGGTCTTCACCAAGACTTTCAGTGGTTGCGAACACCCGAGCCAGAGCGCATCTTCTCGGTGAACGACGGCAAGCTCACCTTGATCGGTCGCGAGTCAATTGGATCATGGTTTGAACAGTCTCTAGTGGCAAGGCGACAGACACATTTCTCTTGTGACGCTGAGACAGTCATCGACTTTTCCCCAGAGGACGAGCGTCAATTTGCAGGTCTAACAGCCTACTACTCTCGCTACAACTTCTTCTACCTCACCGTCACAGCACACTCGGACGGCCAGAGAGAACTTTCCATCATGAGCTCAGAAAACTCATCTCCCCTCGGCAAGCTCGAACCACAGAAGGCAGAACCGGTGAAGCTTCCCAACGAGGGCAAGGTGAAGCTGGCTCTATCCATTCGCATGAGCAAGCTCCAATTCTACTACGCCCTCGAAGGCGACGAACTGAAAGAGTACGGACCCGTTCTGGATGCGTCGATCCTATCGGATGAGTGCGGTGGACATGTAGGAGACGGGAGCTTCACAGGTTCATTCCTAGGTGTGGCGTGCTCGGACTTGAATGGACTTGGGATAGAGGCCAAGTTTGACTACTTTGTGTACCGACCTGTCCACCACGAGTTGGACCGCTACGAGATATAG
- a CDS encoding MPN domain-containing protein has translation MESMRPARPQTVKELVAQAENFNFNANIPVKHWTRAAETLYKEAGFAVSDGDYGRAYMMLYRHSVLVLQYLPSHPQIKDPENKKAFSALSKRIGRVIQDLEQLKPEIENAVKEWERMAPPPQAANKTSEPSRYEEFAARDPSLTGNAKILDAFENQDLAVDLAQKELIRRDTARQATRKAGISDEDIMSRRRGGRWDQWDGDDLRQQMEATRQALDSARERRNDGDFQTAPVSQSYNYPSISKSRPVDYERSITPTTPSIQPSRPPKEPISLPPKEPLYSTSGSGTLPPSLPQKVPLSQYAPLVPSPQPTTADRPQVPRKEAISPPPTLPKKERLTFKPGAYLENGDPIRSLFLPRQLRQQFLEIASENTRRGLEMCGMLCGTPINNALFVRCLLIPDQKCTSDTCETENEESMFDYCMKEDLLLLGWIHTHPTQTCFMSSRDLHTHAGYQVMMPESVAIVCAPKFTPSYGIFRLTHPPGLDHILNCNQKPTFHEHSLDPNKIYRPAEQPQGHVYESDKLDFYVHDLRTK, from the exons ATGGAGTCGATGCGGCCTGCTCGGCCCCAGACGGTCAAGGAGCTGGTGGCTCAGGCTGAGAACTTCAACTTTAACGCGAACATTCCCGTCAAGCACTGGACGCGCGCTGCTGAGACGTTATATAAAGAG GCCGGGTTTGCAGTCTCCGATGGCGATTATGGACGAGCATACATGATGCTCTACCGACACTCGGTCCTCGTACTCCAATATCTCCCCTCGCACCCGCAGATCAAGGACCCCGAGAATAAGAAGGCGTTTTCCGCCTTGTCGAAGCGTATCGGACGTGTGATTCAAGACCTCGAACAGCTGAAACCCGAAATCGAGAATGCTGTTAAAGAATGGGAACGGATGGCGCCCCCGCCCCAGGCGGCGAACAAGACGTCGGAGCCTTCGAGATATGAAGAGTTTGCGGCTCGAGATCCAAGCTTGACCGGAAACGCCAAGATCCTAGACGCCTTTGAGAACCAAGACCTGGCCGTTGACCTAGCCCAAAAGGAGTTGATTCGAAGAGACACGGCAAGGCAAGCGACGAGGAAGGCTGGTATATCAGACGAGGATATCATGTCCCGGCggaggggagggagatgGGATCAGTgggatggcgatgatctGCGGCAACAAATGGAGGCGACGAGGCAGGCACTCGATTCGGCTCGTGAGCGACGTAATGATGGGGATTTCCAGACAGCGCCGGTATCGCAGTCCTACAACTATCCGTCCATCTCAAAGTCGAGACCGGTGGATTATGAGAGGTCAATAACACCGACAACTCCTTCGATCCAGCCGAGTCGACCGCCAAAGGAACCCATTTCGCTACCACCCAAGGAACCGTTATATTCCACGTCGGGATCTGGAACTCTTCCGCCGAGTCTACCCCAAAAGGTTCCTCTCTCTCAATACGCTCCTCTTGTCCCATCTCCTCAACCCACAACGGCCGACCGACCCCAGGTGCCTCGAAAGGAGGCCATCAGCCCGCCGCCAACGCTCCCTAAGAAGGAGCGCCTTACGTTCAAGCCGGGCGCATATCTCGAGAATGGCGACCCTATACGCTCGCTGTTCCTCCCCAGACAACTCCGTCAGCAGTTCCTCGAGATTGCGTCCGAGAACACGCGCCGAGGGCTCGAAATGTGTGGGATGCTCTGCGGAACTCCCATTAACAACGCCCTCTTTGTTCGATGTCTTTTGATCCCCGACCAAAAGTGCACTTCGGATACTTGCGAGACGGAGAATGAAGAGTCCATGTTTGACTACTGTATGAAGGAagacctgctgctgctgggatGGATCCACACGCACCCGACACAGACGTGCTTCATGAGCTCTCGAGACCTGCACACGCATGCTGGATATCAGGTCATGATGCCTGAGAGTGTGGCCATTGTGTGCGCGCCCAAATTCACGCCCTC ATACGGCATCTTCCGATTAACTCACCCTCCAGGCTTGGATCACATCTTGAACTGCAACCAAAAGCCGACGTTTCATGAGCATTCTCTAGACCCGAACAAGATCTATCGCCCGGCGGAACAGCCACAGGGCCATGTATACGAGAGCGACAAGCTGGACTTTTACGTTCACGATCTGAGGACGAAATAG
- a CDS encoding RRNA adenine N(6)-methyltransferase, translated as MFLVRRHNARKMRPFLRARANARKQSTRVTEEMLVAGTPVAERLKETGLWKWQRGRRVTKGVPVGDKHRVNVVSEKLCDDIANYIGPSLDRHRGCDLIDINPGAGLWSRTLHDLVQPRKHILMEPDVEVYGSMLSDLIERPGVQLLPKAGILWREVNDMLATCISPEKKADPNAVPERNDTLLVNINMSFAPPKKFQMFECVSTMVLYQLMSSIKTASLFQQYGLVRMLIWVNDDSKRRLVPHSATRRKRSTFEAELSCEWIREIAGKDVEFEAQELRDEWINLESGYNTLARMKKAGLTMPSDRETFLYKTMKADESLMGQKLAGVRRPILSRPFRTELEGLESEFASSKEEEPSKRLKALRYRGRYDIEDSTTYHELIQEGEAASQIWKTDPAAFAAADAAWNAKIQLLKKNNRKEYVIFRDNYHIFRQDPPMLHWDRRPFEPLDVRADEFYPQVPCALLDLQPKTMHKYLRQHGPTAREGSLADAILRFWYSYSLYPVSKAMDSLWPGFGKMFPDITCLRDPAKGGSPLSGDGEMPARCVNEKQWTEIVETFLNWPFVPEYQELVGRMMDEGEGEDEDDAKSGATGAGGVGGSMNL; from the exons atgTTTCTCGTTCGGCGGCACAATGCAAGAAAGATGCGGCCGTTCCTACGCGCCAGGGCAAACGCCCGCAAGCAGAGCACCCGTGTGACAGAAGAGATGCTCGTCGCGGGGACTCCTGTCGCAGAGAGGCTCAAGGAAACCGGGCTTTGGAAGTGGcagagggggaggagggttACGAAGGGTGTGCCTGTTGGTGATAAGCACCGTGTAAACGTTGTCAGCGAGAAGCTATGCG ATGACATTGCTAATTACATTGGCCCCTCCCTCGACCGTCACCGCGGCTGCGATCTCATCGACATAAACCCCGGCGCCGGCCTCTGGAGCCGCACACTCCACGACCTCGTCCAGCCGCGCAAGCACATCCTCATGGAGCCCGATGTCGAGGTCTACGGATCCATGCTCTCCGACCTCATCGAGAGGCCAGGCGTGCAGCTCCTCCCAAAAGCCGGCATCCTCTGGCGAGAGGTCAACGACATGCTCGCGACATGCATATCACCCGAGAAAAAGGCCGACCCCAACGCCGTGCCGGAGCGCAACGACACTCTGCTCGTGAATATCAACATGTCATTCGCACCCCCGAAGAAGTTTCAAATGTTTGAGTGCGTCAGCACAATGGTTCTATACCAGCTCATGTCGTCCATAAAGACAGCCTCACTATTCCAACAGTACGGCCTAGTCCGCATGCTAATCTGGGTCAACGACGACTCGAAGCGCAGACTCGTCCCGCACTCGGCCACTCGTCGCAAGAGGAGCACCTTTGAGGCCGAGCTCTCGTGCGAGTGGATCCGAGAGATCGCCGGCAAGGACGTCGAGTTCGAGGCCCAGGAGCTCCGGGACGAGTGGATCAACCTCGAGTCCGGGTATAATACTCTTGCCAGGATGAAAAAGGCCGGCCTGACCATGCCCTCGGATAGGGAGACGTTTCTCTACAAGACGATGAAGGCTGATGAGAGCCTCATGGGTCAGAAGCTCGCCGGAGTCCGAAGACCCATCCTCAGCAGACCCTTCCGCACCGAGCTCGAAGGCCTAGAGTCCGAATTCGCCTCgtccaaggaagaagagcctTCCAAACGCCTGAAAGCCCTCCGATACCGAGGAAGATATGACATTGAAGACTCAACCACGTACCATGAGCTCATCCAGGAAGGCGAGGCAGCATCTCAAATCTGGAAGACGGACCCCGCCGCctttgccgccgccgacgcAGCATGGAACGCCAAGATCCAGCTCCTAAAGAAGAACAACCGCAAGGAGTACGTCATCTTCCGAGACAACTATCACATCTTCCGGCAAGATCCCCCAATGCTGCACTGGGACCGTCGTCCCTTTGAGCCCCTCGACGTTCGAGCGGACGAGTTTTATCCTCAGGTCCCTTGCGCCCTGCTCGACCTCCAACCAAAGACGATGCACAAGTACCTCCGACAGCACGGCCCGACGGCCCGCGAAGGAAGTCTAGCAGACGCGATACTGCGTTTCTGGTACAGCTACTCCCTGTACCCGGTATCCAAGGCCATGGACAGCCTGTGGCCAGGCTTTGGCAAGATGTTCCCCGATATAACATGTCTCCGGGACCCAGCCAAGGGCGGTTCACCGCTATCGGGCGACGGAGAGATGCCCGCTCGGTGCGTCAACGAGAAGCAGTGGACCGAAATTGTCGAAACCTTTTTGAACTGGCCGTTTGTGCCCGAATACCAGGAGTTGGTGGGACGCATGATGGAcgagggtgagggtgaggatgaggatgatgccaaGAGTGGAGCTacaggagctggaggagttggagggTCGATGAACCTGTAG
- a CDS encoding CAP10 domain-containing protein, with amino-acid sequence MVKMLAPGFRSRRATPFIRFAVVAGLFLFAFWTLSSRTPSMNIPTRQPVNVKPFGNSKPSDQKSVSDPGVRGVHPIDKLIHDAGKSYKALVAKESHTLEEAAQAYRQRRGRHPPPGFDKWFEFAKANNAIVVEEFWDQIYHDLEPFWGVPQPIIRKEAYSFEMSIHIRNGKANSTSDWFWTQIWLDMIRSIEHLIPDLDMPLNAMDEPRLVVPWEDINGYLTTGAKSRALLPTKDVISDFQTLPPPGRHDRYARIPFKRWEKTSPYWPIARRGCPPESPARTAEMKETFNMPPEIDIANAREHSFEGFVSNFTLSSDICHQPDLQGLNGLLINPISVSSTKVLFPMFGGSKLAINNEILLPPPIYWKGEERFTGGEDNDVDWKDKTSKVIWRGVATGGRNKPDNWRGFHRHRFVSMNNETKVSSVEAGLAVPENFVLPSEKYNLKAQSQGRLGEWIGEWSEVGFVDLMCHPNNDEGTCWYTDHYFKKVEGMKMHDQFDYKYLPDIDGNSFSGRYLGFLNSTSLPIKATLFREWHDSRLVPWVHFVPMDNRFQDFYGIMEYFLGYKDISGHDKVAEKIALEGRDWAEKVLRKEDMQIYVLRLLLEYGRVIADDRDKMGWVEDAKKDPSIEKTWQSFNM; translated from the exons ATGGTCAAGATGCTTGCGCCAGGCTTCAGGTCACGGCGCGCCACCCCTTTTATACGCTTCGCCGTCGTCGCTGGCCTGTTTCTCTTTGCCTTCTGGACACTAAGCTCGCGAACACCCTCTATGAATATTCCTACTCGACAGCCTGTGAACGTAAAGCCGTTCGGCAATTCAAAGCCTTCT GACCAGAAATCCGTATCAGACCCTGGTGTGAGGGGCGTCCACCCCATAGATAAACTCATCCACGATGCCGGAAAATCATACAAAGCACTCGTTGCGAAGGAATCCCACACCCTCGAAGAGGCTGCCCAAGCCTACCGACAGCGCCGTGGCCGTCACCCTCCCCCTGGGTTCGACAAGTGGTTCGAGTTTGCGAAAGCCAACAATGCTATCGTCGTGGAGGAGTTTTGGGACCAGATTTACCATGATCTCGAGCCTTTCTGGGGCGTTCCCCAGCCGATTATCCGCAAGGAGGCATACAGCTTCGAAATGTCGATTCATATTCGGAATGGCAAGGCCAACTCCACTAGCGATTGGTTCTGGACTCAGATTTGGCTCGACATGATTCGATCCATTGAGCACTTGATCCCCGACCTGGACATGCCTCTCAACGCAATGGACGAGCCTCGCTTGGTCGTCCCCTGGGAGGATATTAATGGTTACTTGACTACCGGAGCCAAGTCTCGTGCTCTGCTGCCAACCAAGGATGTCATCTCTGATTTCCAGACACTTCCCCCGCCGGGCCGTCATGACCGATACGCCAGAATTCCGTTCAAGCGATGGGAAAAGACCA GCCCCTACTGGCCCATTGCCCGGCGAGGCTGCCCACCAGAGAGCCCTGCCCGCacggccgagatgaaggaAACATTTAACATGCCTCCAGAGATCGATATCGCAAACGCTCGAGAGCACTCCTTCGAAGGCTTCGTATCCAACTTTACCCTCTCGAGCGATATCTGCCATCAACCCGATCTTCAAGGCCTGAATGGTCTCCTCATCAACCCCATCTCAGTCTCGTCGACCAAGGTCTTGTTCCCCATGTTTGGCGGTTCCAAGCTTGCTATCAACAACGaaatcctcctccctcctccgaTCTACTGGAAAGGCGAAGAACGATTTACTGGCGGTGAAGACAACGACGTGGACTGGAAGGACAAGACCAGCAAGGTTATCTGGCGAGGTGTCGCAACTGGAGGACGAAACAAGCCAGACAACTGGCGAGGTTTCCATCGCCACCGATTCGTGTCGATGAACAACGAGACCAAGGTGTCGAGCGTCGAGGCCGGTTTGGCGGTGCCCGAGAACTTTGTGCTACCATCAGAAAAGTACAATTTGAAGGCCCAATCCCAGGGCCGCCTGGGTGAATGGATCGGAGAGTGGTCAGAAGTCGGCTTCGTGGACCTCATGTGCCATCCCAATAATGACGAGGGCACATGTTGGTACACTGACCACTACTTCAAGAAGGTCGAGGGGATGAAGATGCACGACCAGTTTGACTACAAGTATCTTCCCGACATCGACGGGAACTCGTTTTCAGGCCGGTACCTCGGATTCCTCAACTCGACCTCGCTTCCTATCAAAGCCACGCTCTTCCGAGAGTGGCACGACAGCCGACTTGTGCCATGGGTGCACTTTGTCCCCATGGACAACCGGTTCCAGGACTTTTACGGTATCATGGAGTATTTCCTTGGATACAAGGATATCAGCGGACATGACAAGGTGGCGGAGAAGATTGCCCTCGAGGGTAGGGACTGGGCAGAGAAGGTGCTCCGAAAGGAGGACATGCAGATTTACGTCCTTCGATTACTCCTCGAATACGGACGAGTTATTGCCGACGATCGAGACAAGATGGGCTGGGTGGAAGACGCCAAGAAGGACCCGTCAATCGAGAAGACATGGCAGAGCTTCAACATGTGA